The following proteins come from a genomic window of Pocillopora verrucosa isolate sample1 chromosome 6, ASM3666991v2, whole genome shotgun sequence:
- the LOC131769702 gene encoding tyrosine kinase receptor Cad96Ca isoform X4: MLHAIYSITIFLLLVIIIVLVFVIWRGKNRQGPSTENASCRYHHGNATDNQDQGNPVQASEAYVNISGNEETLVIQSSPSRNAVPSRRHQMNSEYMSIKRITTKFKKWEVKRENVQISRVIGKGAFCQVAKATVSDINGIKGATTVAVKMLKENAPDNDRKDLLSELDLMKKLRPHPHVIKLMGCVTKTDPLLVLIEYIPYGDLLGYLRKSRGLNDTYFKDPDVKPETNLTSEQLMQFSLQIADGMNFLSANKIIHRDLAARNVLVGEGEKCKVTDFGMARNVNQDDIYNKTSRGRLPVKWTAYEGLVYGKYTTQSDVWSFGVVLYEIFTVGGSPYPAINAREIAEKLQQGYRMPKPKHVDEQLYQIMAQCWQENPNDRPTFPSLKDIITRMSKNKNDTYINMREYDTNLYANVDDLPME; encoded by the exons ttgccgTTATCATCATGGAAATGCTACGGATAATCAG GATCAAGGGAACCCAGTTCAAGCCAGTGAAGCATACGTGAATATCTCCGGAAACGAGGAAACGTTAGTTATTCAATCGTCGCCATCAAGAAACGCAGTACCAAGCAGAAGACATCAAATGAACTCTGAGTATATGTCCATTAAGAGAATAACAACAAAGTTCAAGAAATGGGAAGTAAAACGGGAAAATGTTCAAATCTCGAGAGTTATTGGAAAGGGTGCTTTCTGTCAGGTTGCTAAGGCAACCGTATCAGATATTAATGGAATAAAGGGAGCAACAACTGTGGCAGTTAAAATGCTGAAAG AAAATGCCCCGGATAATGACAGGAAAGATCTGCTGTCAGAGCTGGATTTGATGAAGAAACTAAGGCCTCATCCTCATGTCATTAAACTGATGGGATGCGTCACTAAAACTG ATCCTTTGCTTGTTCTCATTGAATACATACCTTACGGTGATCTGTTGGGTTACCTAAGAAAGAGTCGCGGCCTAAATGACACATACTTTAAAGATCCGGATGTTAAACCTGAGACCAACCTGACTTCAGAACAACTGATGCAATTTTCCCTGCAGATTGCTGATGGAATGAACTTCCTTTCTGCTAACAAG ATCATCCACCGTGACTTAGCGGCCAGAAATGTTCTTGTTGGTGAAGGAGAGAAGTGTAAGGTGACAGACTTTGGAATGGCGAGGAATGTTAACCAGGATGATATCTACAACAAAACAAGTCGG GGCCGTCTGCCAGTAAAATGGACCGCTTATGAGGGTTTAGTTTATGGAAAATACACAACACaaagtgatgt GTGGAGTTTCGGTGTTGTTCTGTACGAAATATTTACTGTAG GTGGATCTCCTTACCCCGCGATTAACGCTCGCGAAATTGCAGAGAAACTTCAGCAAGGATACAGAATGCCAAAACCTAAACATGTTGATGAACAGCT TTACCAGATTATGGCCCAGTGCTGGCAGGAAAATCCAAACGACAGACCGACATTCCCTTCACTTAAAGACATTATCACTCGTAtgtctaaaaacaaaaat GACACCTATATCAACATGAGAGAGTATGATACCAACCTTTATGCGAATGTCGATGACCTACCTATGGAATGA